GGAGGCCGCCTGGGGCTGATTATCGCCCGCCAGCTGGTCACCCTGATGGGGGGTGACTATGGCATCCAGACCGGCCGCAGCAAGGGATCAACCTTGTGGTTCACCCTGCCGCTGGACAGCATGCGCCTTGAACAACCGAACAATAATCTGGACGCATCGTTACAAGGCGCCCGCCTGCTTGTGGTCGATGACAATGAGACCTGCCGCAAGGTGCTGGTGCAACAATGTAGCGCCTGGGGGATGAATGTAAGCGCCGTACCCTCTGGCAAAGAGGCATTGGCCCTGCTGCGCACCAAAGCCCACCTGCAAGAGTACTTCGACGCTGTTCTACTCGATCAGGACATGCCGGGTATGACCGGTATGCAACTGGCCTCACGGATTAAAGAAGACGCCAACCTCAACCATGACATTCTGATCATCATGCTTACCGGCATCAGCAACTCGCCGAGTAAGATCATCGCCCGCAATGCCGGAATCAAGCGCATCCTCGCTAAGCCGGTGGCCGGTTATAGCCTGCGCACGACGCTAGCAGATGAACTGTCTCAGCGCGGCAAAGCCAACTCTTCCATGTTCGTCCCACCACCAGTGGTGGCACCGTTGAATGTACCGAGCGACTTCCGCATCCTGGTCGCCGAAGACAACACCATCTCAACCAAAGTGATTCGCGGCATGCTGGCCAAACTTAACCTGCAACCAGACACTGCCAGCAATGGTCAGGAAGCCCTCAATGCCATGAAGGCACGTCAATATGACCTGGTGCTGATGGATTGTGAGATGCCGATTATGGACGGGTTCTCAGCCACTGAACTGCTGCGCAGTTGGGAGGCAGCCGAGCAGCGCCCACGCACGCCAGTCGTTGCACTGACAGCCCACATTCTCAGTGAACACAAAGAACGGGCTCGTCAGGTCGGTATGGACGGTCACATGTCCAAGCCACTTGAAATGTCTCAACTGCGTGAGCTGATTGAACACTGGGTTATCGAGCGGGAAGCCCGCCAATCCCGTGACGTGCATCCCACATAAAACTGTGCATAAGGACATTAAGCCCTAAGTGCCCGTGACACGAATTATCCTGTTGCGGTGGTGGCTCAGATGTAGGCATTTGTCATCACTTAACGCCCAGTCTGCGACTACCTTTATACCTGCCCCTACATACGAGCCCCTGCTATGGCCTCTACGCTGTTCAGTATTTATTTAAGCCTTCTGGTGCTCTACAGCCCATTCTTTGTCCTGTCTTGCTTTATTACCCTAAGCCGTGGGCATACGCCCAAAGAGCGCAAACGCATGGCCTGGAAGGTCGCATTGGGCGTGTTGGTATCCAGCGTTCTCCTCTACCTGTTCGGCAAATACATTTTCACCCTGTTCGGGATCACCATTGATGCCTTCCGCATTGGTGCAGGCAGTGTGCTATTTATCTCCGCACTGGGGATGGCCCAGGGGAAATCAGCGGTGCAAGCGGACAACGTGCAGCAGGATGTCACCATCGTGCCGCTAACCATTCCCCTGACCGTTGGCCCCGGCACCATTGGTGCACTGCTGCTGATGGGGGCCAGCCACCCGGAATGGGATGACAAGCTGATCGCCGTGTTGGGCATTGCCCTGGCGAGCCTGACAGTCGGAATAATCCTGTACCTGTCCAACCTGTTCGAACGCCTGCTGGGTGAGCAGGGCCTGCAAATTGTCAGCCGCCTGATGGGGCTATTTGTGTGCGCCCTAGCCGCTCAGATTATTTTCACTGGTGTACGCAACTATATGGGTGTTGGCACCTGACAGGCGCCAACCACTCCGCACACAATTGGTGCACACGTTCGTTTCCACGCACCGTAAACAATCACCCCATTACGTACGCTTATGCGCTATTGCCTGCGTAATGGGCTTTGTGAGCCAGGCGCACCTTTCTGGCGCAGACGGCACGGCTATTGCTCTATGAGAGTTGAGATAGCCGCCCTGATAAGCCATGAACAGCCCCGCCACTCTTTATCATCCCGCTTGGCATGCCGAACTGGAACTGGCCTATGCCCGCTACGGTGATTGCACCCGACCTACATTACGCCGCCATCTTGGCCCCTTACGCGTGCAGAAGCACCTCTATGGCGAAGGCCCGCAGGTTTGCCAGCACATTGTTGTGCACCCGCCAGGCGGCATTGCCGGTGGCGACAGCCTCAGCATCAGCGCTACAGCTGGAAGCGGTAGCTGGGTTCAGTTGACCAGCCCTGGTGCCGCCAAGTGGTACCGGGCTAACAGCACCGCCTCACAGCACCTGACGTTACACGTCGAAGCAGGTGCAACACTGGAGTGGCTGCCACAGGAAACCATTGTCTTTTGCGCAGCCCAGCCTCACCTGCACACGGAGATCGAACTGTCTGGCGATGCCCGCCTGCTGTATTGGGACATCACCGCACTCGGACGCCCCGCCAGCGGCGAGCGTTTCGATCAAGGCCAGTATCAGGCAGAACTTAACGTGCGTCGCGACGGCCAGTTGATCTGGCACGAACGCCAGCGCATCGATGGCAATGACGGCCTGCTGGACTCCCCTATTGGCCTCAATGGCCAGCCGGTATTTGCCACATTGCTGCTCACCGGGAAACTCGATGGTGAACTGTTACAAGCCTGTCGCGAACTACCCGCCCAAGTACAAGGCGATCTGACCCAACTTCCCGGCTTGGTTGTTGCACGCTGCCTGGCCAGCGAAGCCCTGCATGCCAGAGCCTGGTTAGTTGATTTATGGCACCTGCTACGCCCTGCCGTACTGGGCCGCGATGCCATCCCTCCCAGAATATGGAGTACCTGACGCATGGACCTGAGCCCACGCGAGAAAGACAAACTGCTGATCTTCACGGCCGGTCTGGTGGCCGAACGCCGCCTGACCCGCGGCCTAAAGCTCAACTACCCGGAGGCCATGGCCTACATCTCCGCCGCCCTGCTCGAAGGCGCCCGCGATGGCCAGACCGTGGCCCAACTGATGCACTACGGCACCACCCTGCTCAGCCGTGAGCAAGTCATGGAAGGTGTGCCTGAAATGATCCCGGATATTCAGATTGAAGCCACCTTCCCGGATGGCACCAAACTGGTAACCGTGCACCAACCCATTGTCTGAGGGAACAGATATGAGCTACAGCATCCGCGATGCCAATGAAGGCGACCTTGAAGGCATCCTTGGCATCTTCAACCATGCGGTGATCAACAGCACTGCACTCTGGATCGAACGCCTGTCCGACCTGGAAGAGCGTCGCGTCTGGCTTAAGCAGCGCAACGCCGCAGGCTTCCCAGTACTGGTCGCCGTCGCCAACGGAGAAGTGCTGGGCTACGCCAGCTACGGCACCTGGCGGGCCAATGAGGGGTTCTGCCATACCGTCGAGCATTCGGTGTATGTCCGCGATGACCAGCAAGGCAAGGGGATCGGCAAAGCCCTGTTGCTGGAGCTGATCGACCGGGCGCGAGCAGACGACTTGCATGTGATGGTTGCAGCCATTGAAAGCAGCAACGTCGCTTCCATTGCCCTGCACCAGCGCCATGGCTTTATCACCACCGGACAAATGCCACAGGTGGGTCGCAAGTTTGGTCGTTGGTTGGATCTGACCTTTATGCAGCTGACGCTGAATACAACCGTCACACCGCCGCCTGCCGGCGGGGGCCAGCCATGATCCCAGGTGAATACCAAACCCAGGACGGCGACATCGAGATCAACGTCGGCCGCCGTACCCTCAAGCTGAACGTCGCCAACAGTGGCGACCGGCCGATTCAGGTGGGCTCGCACTATCACTTCTTCGAAACCAACGATGCCCTCATCTTTGACCGCGCCGCTGCCCGAGGTATGCGCCTGAACATTCCGGCCGGAACCGCTGTGCGCTTCGAGCCGGGGCAACGCCGTGAGGTCGAACTGGTGGAGCTGTCCGGACGCCGCCGAGTGTTCGGCTTCGCCGGTCGGGTCATGGGCGATCTGGAGCACAAGGCCCCCACACAACCATGAAAATTTCCCGACAAGCCTATGCCGACATGTTCGGCCCAACTGTAGGTGACAAGGTCCGCCTGGCTGATACCGATCTGTGGATCGAAGTGGAAAAAGACTTCACCACCTACGGTGAAGAAGTGAAGTTCGGCGGCGGCAAAGTGATTCGTGACGGTATGGGGCAAAGCCAGCTACTGGCAGCTGATGTCGTCGATACACTGATCACCAACGCCCTGATTATTGATCACTGGGGCATCATCAAGGCAGACGTAGGCTTGAAGGACGGGCGCATCGCGGCCATCGGCAAGGCGGGTAATCCGGACATCCAGCCGGATGTGACCATCGCCATCGGCGCCAGCACGGAAGTCATCGCCGGCGAAGGCATGATCCTCACCGCTGGCGGCATCGACACCCATATCCACTTCATCTGCCCGCAGCAGATCGAAGAAGCATTGATGAGCGGCGTCACCACCATGATTGGCGGCGGCACCGGCCCGGCCACCGGCACCAACGCCACCACCTGCACCTCCGGTCCGTGGCACATGGCGCGCATGCTGCAGGCCGCTGATGCCTTCCCGATGAACATCGGCTTTACCGGCAAGGGCAACGCCAGCCTGCCGGAGCCCTTGATTGAGCAGGTCAAGGCGGGCGCCATTGGCCTGAAGCTGCACGAAGACTGGGGCACCACTCCGGCGTCCATCGACAACTGCCTGAGCGTGGCCGATCAGTACGACGTGCAGGTGGCGATCCACACTGACACCCTCAACGAGTCCGGCTTTGTTGAAACCACCCTCGGCGCCTTCAAAGGCCGCACCATTCACACCTATCATACCGAAGGTGCCGGTGGCGGCCACGCGCCCGACATCATCAAGGCCTGCGGCTTTGCCAACGTGCTGCCCAGCTCGACCAACCCGACCCGGCCGTTCACCAAAAACACCATTGATGAACACCTAGACATGCTCATGGTCTGCCATCACCTGGACCCGAGTATTGCCGAAGACGTGGCCTTCGCTGAGAGTCGCATCCGCCGTGAAACCATTGCCGCCGAAGACATCCTCCACGACCTCGGTGCGTTCAGCATGATCAGCTCCGACAGCCAGGCCATGGGCCGCGTTGGCGAAGTCATCACCCGCACCTGGCAAACAGCGGACAAAATGCACAAACAACGTGGCCCGCTGCCAGGCGATGGCGCAGGCAACAGCAACTTCCGGGTCAAACGCTACATCGCCAAGTACACCATCAACCCGGCAATCACCCATGGCATCAGCCATGAAGTGGGCTCGATTGAAGTGGGCAAATGGGCTGATCTGGTGCTGTGGCGACCAGCCTTCTTTGGTGTCAAACCGACCCTAATCCTCAAAGGCGGCGCGATTGCCGCCAGCCTCATGGGGGACTCCAATGCCTCAATCCCAACACCACAACCGGTGCATTACCGACCGATGTTCGCCAGCTACGGCGGCAGCCGGCATGCCACCAGCATGACCTTTATCAGCCAAGCTGCTTTTGACGCTGGCGTGCCGCAACAGCTGGGTTTGCAAAAGAAGATTGGCGTAGTCAAAGGCTGCCGCGATGTGAAAAAGACTGACCTTATTCACAACGATTACCTACCCGATATTGAAGTGGACCCGCAAAACTATCAGGTCAAAGCCGACGGGCAGCTACTCTGGTGTGAACCGGCAGACGTGCTGCCAATGGCGCAGCGGTATTTCCTGTTCTGACATAAAAACGCCGAGCAGTCTGATTAATTGCTCGGCGTTTTTTAGCGCTTATCGACCTGTTGATTCAGGCCGCTACCACCTTGCTGCGGCGACGGCTCTGGGCCTTACTGATGGCCAGGCTTACACCACTGATGATAATAATCGCCATCCCCAGCATACCGCCTAAGTCAGGTACATGACCGAAGATCAGCATGCCCAGCAGCGCAGCAAAGATGATCTGGGAGTAGGTAAAGGGTGCCAGCGTAGCTGCACTGGCGTGATGATAAGCATTGGTCAGACAGAGATGCCCGCCCATGGCCAGGGCAGCCAGGGAAACAATGGCCAGGGCATGCTCCACACTGGGCACCACCCATACCCACGGCAGAAATATGCTCATCACCAAGGTGCCGACAATGCTGCTGATGTAGTTGCTGGCCACCGGGTGATCGACACCACTCAGGCGACGCGTCAACACGTGATAGGTTCCGAAGCAGATAGCAGCAGCGATTGGCAGCAGAATCGCCGGGGTGAATAGCTCACCACCAGGGCGCACAATAATCATCACCCCCAACAACCCGCCCGCCACTGATACCCACACACTGCGGCTGATCTTTTCTTTAAGCACAAAGGCCGAAATCAAAATAACCACCACGGGTGACAAAAAGATCACCGCCGTGGCCTCCCCAAGAGGGATAAACATCAGCGCACTGAAGATGAACAGGCTTACACCCACCAGGCATATTGCCCGGGCGAACTGTAGCTTCGGAGCTTGCGTGGCAATCAAACGCTTGCCCATACGTGGGGCAAACATGGCCGTCATCATCACCGTCTGAGCGAGGTATCGTGCCCAAACGATGAAGAAAACTGGATAAATCTGTGTCAGGTATTTGGAAAGGCCATCATGACTGGCCAAGAGAAAGCCGGAACAGAGGATCAGCAAGATCCCCAGGCCAAGGCGATTGGTAGTGGGCACTTCAGAACCATACGAATAATTAGCAGGCTAATAATGTTACGTAAATGTCACTTTAAGTAACAGATAGCCCTGCGCCCGTTCAGTGATCACTGGGCGATTACCGTACAAGAATCGTTTATCCCTGCCCTCGCACTTACGCTGGCTCAGCGCCACAAGACAACCGAGCCATGCTGCCAATTACTCAAGCGTCAGCAGCGTCAGCGCAACTGACTGTCTTTGCTGCCTCGGCGGTTATAGCCCGCGCTGGCGACCTGCTGACGATCGTGCTCAGCCTGACAGTTCACACACATGCGCACACCTGGCACAGCCTTGCGCCGTGCCTCAGGAATTGCGGCGTCACACTCTTCACAATGGTGGAGGCTTTCGCCGGTCGGCAGCTGGCTGCGGGCGCGAGCAATAGCGTCCTCAATACTGCTGTCGATCTGCTCCTGAACGGCTCCGTCACTCGCCCAACCACCCGCCATACCCACCTCCGCAGTAGATGAACTGCTAGGTATGTATCAGCTTACGAAAAAACTCAAGAGTTCCAGGATTACTCTCGAACCTTCATGAAGGCATCCGCCCAGGCTTTATACGCCTCAGGCAGGCTGTACTTAAGCGCCAACTCCGATGCACTCAGCTCGCTGGCATCTACCCCGCGCTGCTCACGCAGGCAATCGTAGGTGGCTTTAATTGCGGCGAAATAGGCTGCGTGACCATTGACCACCACCCTCACCCGCAACCCAGCAAGGCGCTCAGGGTCGCGGAGCTTAGGGTTGCCATACGTCACCAACATCAAGGGAAGGCTGACGGAGGCGGCAATGGGTTCAAGGTGCTCGAAATCCTCAATACCGACCATGCAAATACCGTCGGCACCAGCAGCCTCATAGGCCTGGATACGTTGAATCACCTGCTCAGTACTGAGAACACCTGCGTTAGTGCGAGCGATGATGGCTAAATCCGGGTCAATCCGCGCCTCAACAGCGGCGCGGATCTTACCTACACCCTCATCAATACTGATCAGATCAGTCGACTTACCCTCAAACTGAGTTGGCAACAAGGTATCTTCAATCGTAAGAGCCGCTACGCCTGCACGCTCAAGCTCAACAACGGTGCGCATGACGTTAAGGGCATTGCCATAGCCATGGTCAGCATCGACGATCACGGGCAGGCGACTGACGCGCCCAATACGGGTGGCCTGCTCGACAAACTCGCTAAGCGTGATCAAAGCAAAGTCCGGCGCCGCCAGCACCTGCAAGGATGCCACCGAGCCCCCCAAGATACCGACCTCAAAACCGAGATCAGCCGCAATACGGGCGGCCATGGGGTCGAATACAGAGGCTGCGCTATGGCATTGATGGCCAGCCAGCAGCGCACGGAACTGCGCCCGCAATTGATGGGGAGAGGTTTTCTGCATGACGTACACCTAACGCAAGGCCGCCTCGGCCTCTGGCCTGCCGGACGACAACATTCTGATATGTAGTAGAACTACATGATCCACCAATTACCTTGCTTGGGGCTTTCATAAAGGCGTCTTCCCGACCACTGGCCGGTGTGCCGCACGCTTCAAGGCTGGGCTGGCGGTACCAGATAAGGCTTGGCAAACCACTCTCGGTGAATGCGCTCCAAGGTACCATCCCGATTGATCTCAGACAGCGTTGCTTGCAAATGCTTCAGCAACTCAGGACTGGTATCTGGGGAAAAGGCGATGTACGTGTAGGAATCCAGGATGTGAAATTGCAGCTCCACATCATGGCG
The Pseudomonas mendocina DNA segment above includes these coding regions:
- a CDS encoding urease subunit beta, which encodes MIPGEYQTQDGDIEINVGRRTLKLNVANSGDRPIQVGSHYHFFETNDALIFDRAAARGMRLNIPAGTAVRFEPGQRREVELVELSGRRRVFGFAGRVMGDLEHKAPTQP
- a CDS encoding N-acetyltransferase family protein — encoded protein: MSYSIRDANEGDLEGILGIFNHAVINSTALWIERLSDLEERRVWLKQRNAAGFPVLVAVANGEVLGYASYGTWRANEGFCHTVEHSVYVRDDQQGKGIGKALLLELIDRARADDLHVMVAAIESSNVASIALHQRHGFITTGQMPQVGRKFGRWLDLTFMQLTLNTTVTPPPAGGGQP
- a CDS encoding DMT family transporter; the protein is MPTTNRLGLGILLILCSGFLLASHDGLSKYLTQIYPVFFIVWARYLAQTVMMTAMFAPRMGKRLIATQAPKLQFARAICLVGVSLFIFSALMFIPLGEATAVIFLSPVVVILISAFVLKEKISRSVWVSVAGGLLGVMIIVRPGGELFTPAILLPIAAAICFGTYHVLTRRLSGVDHPVASNYISSIVGTLVMSIFLPWVWVVPSVEHALAIVSLAALAMGGHLCLTNAYHHASAATLAPFTYSQIIFAALLGMLIFGHVPDLGGMLGMAIIIISGVSLAISKAQSRRRSKVVAA
- a CDS encoding urease accessory protein UreD; the protein is MNSPATLYHPAWHAELELAYARYGDCTRPTLRRHLGPLRVQKHLYGEGPQVCQHIVVHPPGGIAGGDSLSISATAGSGSWVQLTSPGAAKWYRANSTASQHLTLHVEAGATLEWLPQETIVFCAAQPHLHTEIELSGDARLLYWDITALGRPASGERFDQGQYQAELNVRRDGQLIWHERQRIDGNDGLLDSPIGLNGQPVFATLLLTGKLDGELLQACRELPAQVQGDLTQLPGLVVARCLASEALHARAWLVDLWHLLRPAVLGRDAIPPRIWST
- a CDS encoding DksA/TraR family C4-type zinc finger protein, translating into MAGGWASDGAVQEQIDSSIEDAIARARSQLPTGESLHHCEECDAAIPEARRKAVPGVRMCVNCQAEHDRQQVASAGYNRRGSKDSQLR
- the ureC gene encoding urease subunit alpha — encoded protein: MKISRQAYADMFGPTVGDKVRLADTDLWIEVEKDFTTYGEEVKFGGGKVIRDGMGQSQLLAADVVDTLITNALIIDHWGIIKADVGLKDGRIAAIGKAGNPDIQPDVTIAIGASTEVIAGEGMILTAGGIDTHIHFICPQQIEEALMSGVTTMIGGGTGPATGTNATTCTSGPWHMARMLQAADAFPMNIGFTGKGNASLPEPLIEQVKAGAIGLKLHEDWGTTPASIDNCLSVADQYDVQVAIHTDTLNESGFVETTLGAFKGRTIHTYHTEGAGGGHAPDIIKACGFANVLPSSTNPTRPFTKNTIDEHLDMLMVCHHLDPSIAEDVAFAESRIRRETIAAEDILHDLGAFSMISSDSQAMGRVGEVITRTWQTADKMHKQRGPLPGDGAGNSNFRVKRYIAKYTINPAITHGISHEVGSIEVGKWADLVLWRPAFFGVKPTLILKGGAIAASLMGDSNASIPTPQPVHYRPMFASYGGSRHATSMTFISQAAFDAGVPQQLGLQKKIGVVKGCRDVKKTDLIHNDYLPDIEVDPQNYQVKADGQLLWCEPADVLPMAQRYFLF
- a CDS encoding MarC family protein gives rise to the protein MASTLFSIYLSLLVLYSPFFVLSCFITLSRGHTPKERKRMAWKVALGVLVSSVLLYLFGKYIFTLFGITIDAFRIGAGSVLFISALGMAQGKSAVQADNVQQDVTIVPLTIPLTVGPGTIGALLLMGASHPEWDDKLIAVLGIALASLTVGIILYLSNLFERLLGEQGLQIVSRLMGLFVCALAAQIIFTGVRNYMGVGT
- a CDS encoding oxaloacetate decarboxylase — protein: MQKTSPHQLRAQFRALLAGHQCHSAASVFDPMAARIAADLGFEVGILGGSVASLQVLAAPDFALITLSEFVEQATRIGRVSRLPVIVDADHGYGNALNVMRTVVELERAGVAALTIEDTLLPTQFEGKSTDLISIDEGVGKIRAAVEARIDPDLAIIARTNAGVLSTEQVIQRIQAYEAAGADGICMVGIEDFEHLEPIAASVSLPLMLVTYGNPKLRDPERLAGLRVRVVVNGHAAYFAAIKATYDCLREQRGVDASELSASELALKYSLPEAYKAWADAFMKVRE
- a CDS encoding urease subunit gamma, whose amino-acid sequence is MDLSPREKDKLLIFTAGLVAERRLTRGLKLNYPEAMAYISAALLEGARDGQTVAQLMHYGTTLLSREQVMEGVPEMIPDIQIEATFPDGTKLVTVHQPIV